Within Spartobacteria bacterium, the genomic segment TATCGAAGCGATCGAGTTTTTTAAGCAGTGTTTCAAGGGCCAGTTCTCGCCTGGCTATGAGCATTTGCTGAACAAGATGAAAGGTGCTGTTAAAGTATACCGTTCGTTGCTGGTTCATGAGCAGTTCACGAGCAATGGCGCATACTAAATGTGTTTTTCCCCTTCCGGGCAGTCCAAAAACAAGAACATTCTCCGCCCGCTCAACGAACCCCCCATCCAGCAACATGGCGAGCTGTCTTTGAACCTTATCAGGCAACTCGTTTCTGTTCAACGTATCAAGACTTTTGGATGCTGGAAGCCGCGACTG encodes:
- a CDS encoding AAA family ATPase; translation: MTICYREMLMKDNSPAINIMLKQLRLGTLRRQYELIAKQAVQEGWSYPYYLQALCETELAERERRRIERLLKQSRLPASKSLDTLNRNELPDKVQRQLAMLLDGGFVERAENVLVFGLPGRGKTHLVCAIARELLMNQQRTVYFNSTFHLVQQMLIARRELALETLLKKLDRFD